Proteins from a single region of Fodinibius sp. Rm-B-1B1-1:
- a CDS encoding ATPase domain-containing protein has product MNSLQKKSFGLSGLDEILYGGLIPQKSYLIQGGPGSGKSTMGLHFLSQVSKNNASGLYITLGESEKSIKENASQLDIDLSGVSFLDLSPKENLNEDSNSYSVFSAAEVEQQPMMDAIIEAVEKYEPNRVVLDSITMLRMLNKDPFKMRKLALSFIKFITEREATLLMISESMDDSSEQDATFWVDGIIKLESDTTWRRLKVTKLRGSDYQSGDHAFKITGQGVTVFPRLRANNYDRKFQPESLSTGIDELDVMLHGGIEKGTVSLLVGATGVGKTNLGLQLLKESASRNERAALYTFEESKELILERSKNVNIPIEDMIESGNLNIMPIEPLSYSPDEFTKMVRTDVEENGTQIVMIDSIGGYRLAVQEEDILERLHELTVYLQNMGVTSLLINEAQTVTGEFKATNMNASYLADNILFLRYLEINGQLRKSIGVLKKRLSDFEKFIREFKITSEGIKIGQPLENMRGILSGNPELLD; this is encoded by the coding sequence ATGAATAGCTTACAAAAAAAATCATTTGGACTATCTGGATTAGATGAAATTTTATATGGAGGATTGATACCTCAAAAATCTTATTTGATTCAGGGAGGGCCGGGTTCTGGTAAATCCACTATGGGTCTTCATTTTCTCAGTCAGGTAAGCAAAAACAATGCAAGTGGTTTATATATCACGCTGGGTGAATCCGAGAAGAGTATCAAAGAAAATGCTTCGCAGTTGGATATTGATCTTTCGGGGGTATCCTTTTTGGATTTGAGTCCGAAAGAAAATTTAAATGAAGATTCCAATTCATACAGCGTATTTTCGGCTGCAGAAGTTGAGCAGCAGCCAATGATGGATGCCATAATTGAGGCTGTTGAGAAGTATGAACCTAATCGTGTTGTGCTTGATTCTATAACCATGTTGCGGATGTTGAACAAAGATCCGTTCAAGATGCGAAAGTTGGCGCTGTCGTTTATTAAGTTTATTACCGAGCGTGAAGCTACGTTGTTGATGATTTCAGAGTCAATGGATGATTCTTCTGAACAAGATGCTACGTTTTGGGTAGATGGAATCATTAAGCTGGAAAGTGATACAACATGGCGCAGGCTAAAAGTTACTAAGCTTCGGGGATCAGATTACCAATCGGGTGATCATGCATTTAAAATTACCGGGCAGGGAGTAACGGTGTTTCCCCGATTGCGGGCGAATAATTATGATCGAAAATTCCAACCAGAATCATTATCAACTGGAATTGATGAGTTGGATGTAATGCTACATGGTGGCATAGAAAAGGGAACGGTGAGTCTTTTAGTAGGAGCCACAGGTGTTGGTAAAACAAACCTGGGCCTGCAGTTATTAAAAGAATCGGCCTCCCGGAATGAACGAGCGGCACTTTATACTTTTGAAGAGTCGAAAGAGCTTATTCTCGAGCGCTCTAAAAATGTGAATATCCCCATTGAGGATATGATCGAATCTGGGAATCTGAATATTATGCCGATTGAGCCGTTGTCTTATTCCCCAGATGAGTTTACGAAAATGGTACGGACTGATGTGGAGGAAAATGGAACTCAAATAGTGATGATTGATTCTATAGGAGGATACAGGCTGGCTGTTCAGGAGGAAGATATTCTTGAACGGCTGCATGAGCTCACAGTCTATCTACAGAACATGGGGGTTACTTCTTTGCTTATCAACGAAGCCCAGACTGTAACGGGAGAGTTTAAAGCTACTAATATGAATGCCAGCTACTTGGCCGATAATATTTTATTCCTGCGTTACCTCGAAATAAATGGACAACTTCGAAAGTCTATAGGAGTATTAAAAAAACGATTAAGTGATTTTGAGAAATTCATTCGTGAATTCAAAATTACTTCTGAAGGTATTAAGATAGGTCAGCCGTTGGAAAATATGCGCGGTATTTTAAGTGGTAATCCCGAGCTATTAGATTAG
- a CDS encoding PAS domain S-box protein, with translation MENLTLNIDGNHSAQKDKFTVLLSLSNPKDRQLIQNFLPGPQYIDIRFVDDLIDRHAYDLCIVDEQTLPIYRNVLQKLKNQSTPVFLPMLLLSQNKDQVRSDSALLEFADDVIYIPASKKVMKSRIELLLQQRKYSLKLEEKNRQLEQKNKELAEEKRKYQLLADNSTDMISLHKPDGTYLYASPASKELTGYTPEELIGQNVFENIHPDDKERLQDEVKDFEDSKIERWEFRKQTKDGNFKWVEAALRPIGDEETGEIIEVQASTRDISERKEFEKKLQEEKEFIDKSIQSLPELFYLIDEEQNFIKWNNIEQELGYTDEEVQDMDPLDFYREEDREFITSKILEAFKEGSAETEIQMVSKSGDLKPYYITAKRFSRGDNNYIVGFCMNLSAIKEAQYELEQQRELLDAVVNQTKSLIYIKDQSGEYRLVNDSYLAFYNLKRENVIGKKDREVHGQKIADQTLGQDYKVLEDQQTIEVEEERTNGYESRLYHTIKYPLRGIPGLENCMCGICTDVSDRVKYEQELEDSLKEKETLLQEIHHRVKNNLAVVSGMMELQTFNTDNEEVKGLLDDSKNRIKTMALIHEKLYESSSLSRIDFGSYVEDLLGNIGKVSAIDKQIKIDLNYDSFNLNVNQAVPSALIINEVVANAFEHAFVDKKEGLIEVTLKQNGENITVNIKDNGRGLPDDSDYRSEKSIGITIIETLIKQLEAEQKIENNNGLSFTFTFAKQDIKGSSSSLV, from the coding sequence ATGGAAAACTTAACTTTAAATATTGATGGCAACCATTCCGCCCAGAAGGATAAGTTTACTGTATTACTGTCGTTGAGCAATCCCAAAGATCGCCAGTTAATACAAAACTTTTTGCCGGGCCCGCAGTATATAGATATTCGATTTGTTGATGATTTAATTGACCGTCATGCATATGATCTCTGCATTGTAGACGAGCAGACCTTACCGATCTACAGAAATGTGCTTCAAAAGCTTAAGAATCAGTCGACTCCGGTGTTCCTGCCAATGTTATTGCTTTCTCAAAATAAGGATCAGGTTAGAAGTGATTCTGCACTTCTGGAATTTGCCGATGATGTCATATATATCCCCGCCTCTAAAAAAGTGATGAAATCGCGGATCGAATTACTTTTACAGCAGCGGAAATACTCTTTGAAGCTGGAAGAAAAAAATCGACAGCTCGAACAGAAAAACAAAGAGTTGGCAGAAGAAAAACGCAAATACCAGTTGCTGGCCGACAATTCGACCGACATGATATCGCTTCACAAGCCTGATGGGACGTATTTATATGCTTCTCCAGCCAGTAAGGAGTTAACAGGTTATACACCCGAAGAGTTGATCGGACAGAATGTGTTTGAGAATATTCATCCCGATGATAAAGAAAGGCTGCAGGATGAAGTAAAGGATTTTGAAGACTCAAAAATAGAGCGCTGGGAATTCAGAAAGCAGACAAAAGATGGGAACTTTAAGTGGGTTGAGGCAGCATTAAGACCTATCGGAGATGAAGAAACTGGCGAAATTATAGAAGTACAGGCCAGTACCCGTGATATTTCGGAACGCAAAGAGTTTGAGAAAAAACTCCAGGAAGAGAAGGAGTTTATTGACAAATCGATACAAAGTCTGCCCGAACTTTTCTACCTGATTGATGAGGAACAGAATTTTATCAAATGGAATAATATTGAGCAGGAGTTAGGTTATACCGATGAGGAAGTGCAAGATATGGATCCCCTGGATTTTTATCGGGAAGAAGACCGGGAATTTATAACCTCCAAAATTCTGGAAGCTTTCAAAGAGGGTAGTGCTGAAACGGAAATACAGATGGTATCGAAGAGTGGCGATCTCAAACCTTATTATATTACGGCAAAAAGATTTAGCAGAGGGGACAACAATTATATTGTCGGTTTCTGTATGAATTTATCTGCGATCAAAGAAGCGCAGTATGAGCTCGAACAGCAGCGTGAACTTCTTGATGCCGTGGTGAATCAAACGAAATCACTGATCTATATTAAAGATCAAAGTGGGGAATACAGGTTAGTTAATGATAGTTATTTAGCGTTTTACAACTTAAAAAGAGAGAATGTTATAGGAAAAAAAGATCGTGAGGTTCATGGACAAAAAATTGCTGATCAGACATTAGGTCAGGATTATAAGGTGTTAGAGGATCAGCAAACCATAGAGGTGGAAGAAGAAAGGACAAATGGCTACGAAAGCAGATTATATCATACTATAAAATATCCTCTCAGGGGAATACCAGGTTTGGAAAACTGCATGTGTGGAATTTGTACAGATGTCTCTGACCGTGTGAAATACGAACAAGAATTAGAAGATTCACTTAAAGAGAAGGAAACCCTGTTGCAGGAAATTCATCACCGGGTAAAAAACAATCTGGCGGTGGTATCGGGTATGATGGAACTGCAGACATTTAATACGGACAATGAAGAGGTGAAAGGGCTATTGGACGACAGTAAAAACCGAATTAAAACGATGGCATTGATACACGAAAAGCTGTATGAATCCTCTTCGCTTTCCAGAATTGATTTCGGTTCATACGTTGAAGACCTGCTTGGGAATATTGGAAAAGTTTCAGCAATTGATAAGCAGATTAAGATCGATTTGAATTATGATTCTTTTAATCTAAATGTTAATCAGGCCGTACCCAGTGCGCTTATCATTAACGAAGTAGTAGCCAATGCTTTTGAGCATGCTTTTGTGGATAAAAAAGAGGGATTAATCGAAGTTACACTAAAGCAAAATGGCGAAAATATTACCGTCAATATAAAAGATAACGGTCGCGGATTGCCCGATGATTCCGACTATCGGAGTGAAAAATCGATAGGAATTACTATTATCGAAACACTTATTAAGCAACTTGAAGCTGAGCAAAAAATAGAAAATAATAACGGCCTTTCGTTTACCTTCACCTTTGCAAAGCAAGATATAAAAGGGTCGTCAAGCTCACTGGTTTAG
- a CDS encoding amidohydrolase family protein, translated as MIKYVASIASLFLLFIIGISATHAQVQEAPDRTEGEGPFDRLIIRGVTLVDGTGSPPRGPVDVVVEENRITSVQSVGYPGIPINENRRPKADENTKEIDAEGMYLLPGFIDMHAHTGGEAQGTPAEYVYKLWMAHGITTIREPGSFNGMNWTLRQRDRSADNEITAPRIFPYIGFGMGHDSEITSPDEAREWVQMIADEGADGIKFFGASRPIYAAAIEEANKLGLGTMTHHAQTRVVYNNALESARLGLTSITHWYGIPEALFTDQQIQDYPMDYNYNNEQHRFEEAGKLWEQAAEPYSDKWNSVMNEMLELDITLNPTFTIYEASRDLSAQRRAEWHEKYTLPSLWEFYKPNRISHGSYWLNWGTEQEIAWKENFNLWFKFVNEFKNRGGRVTLGSDAGYIYKLYGFGYIQEMEMLREAGFHPLEIFQSASLKAAEVLNMDNQLGTIEVGKLADMVLVDANPLKNLKTLYGTGAVHLNDDNKPVRIGGIRYTIKDGIIYDAQELLKDVEEMVQKSKEEKDYKITQPGLDY; from the coding sequence ATGATCAAATACGTAGCTTCCATAGCATCTCTCTTCTTACTCTTTATCATTGGAATCAGTGCTACCCATGCCCAGGTACAAGAAGCCCCCGATCGAACCGAAGGCGAAGGCCCTTTTGATCGCCTTATTATCCGAGGCGTTACCCTTGTGGATGGTACCGGCTCTCCTCCCCGCGGACCGGTTGACGTGGTCGTTGAAGAAAACCGTATTACTTCCGTACAATCAGTGGGATATCCCGGGATCCCGATCAACGAAAATCGTCGCCCAAAAGCTGATGAAAATACCAAAGAAATTGACGCTGAAGGTATGTATCTGCTCCCCGGGTTTATTGACATGCACGCACATACCGGTGGTGAAGCCCAAGGCACGCCTGCCGAATATGTCTATAAGCTCTGGATGGCTCATGGTATCACCACCATCCGTGAACCCGGTTCTTTTAATGGGATGAACTGGACCTTACGACAGCGCGACCGAAGTGCTGATAATGAAATCACTGCTCCCCGAATTTTTCCCTACATCGGTTTTGGAATGGGCCATGACAGTGAAATAACATCCCCAGATGAAGCCCGTGAATGGGTGCAAATGATTGCTGATGAAGGAGCCGACGGCATTAAATTTTTTGGGGCTTCGCGTCCCATCTATGCCGCTGCCATTGAAGAAGCCAATAAACTGGGACTCGGCACTATGACTCATCACGCTCAAACACGTGTGGTATATAATAACGCCCTGGAATCAGCTCGACTGGGGCTCACAAGCATCACCCACTGGTATGGTATTCCTGAGGCACTTTTTACCGATCAGCAAATTCAAGACTACCCGATGGACTACAATTACAATAATGAACAGCACCGATTTGAAGAAGCCGGAAAACTCTGGGAACAAGCCGCTGAACCATATAGCGACAAATGGAACAGCGTAATGAATGAGATGCTGGAATTAGACATTACGCTTAACCCTACCTTTACCATTTATGAGGCCAGTCGCGACCTGAGTGCCCAGCGTCGCGCAGAGTGGCACGAAAAATATACCCTACCCTCGCTTTGGGAATTCTACAAACCCAACCGTATCTCTCATGGTTCATACTGGCTCAACTGGGGCACCGAACAAGAAATAGCCTGGAAAGAAAATTTTAACCTGTGGTTCAAGTTTGTCAATGAGTTTAAAAACCGTGGTGGTCGTGTGACACTGGGTTCCGATGCAGGCTATATCTACAAGCTGTACGGATTTGGCTATATCCAGGAAATGGAGATGCTGCGCGAAGCAGGTTTTCATCCATTGGAAATATTCCAGTCAGCATCCTTAAAAGCAGCAGAAGTTCTCAATATGGATAATCAGCTTGGTACTATCGAAGTTGGCAAACTGGCTGATATGGTGCTCGTAGATGCTAACCCACTTAAAAATCTAAAAACGCTCTATGGTACCGGAGCAGTCCATCTTAATGACGATAACAAACCCGTTCGAATAGGCGGCATCAGATACACCATCAAAGATGGTATTATCTATGATGCACAAGAGCTTCTCAAGGATGTAGAAGAGATGGTGCAGAAGTCGAAAGAAGAAAAAGATTATAAAATCACGCAACCGGGACTGGATTATTAA
- a CDS encoding methylated-DNA--[protein]-cysteine S-methyltransferase, with amino-acid sequence MALMKTYYESPIGGLTLTASANSLQSITFGDDQSEANSTSSNEILDIAIKQLSEYFEGQRTSFSLPLSPEGSDFQQSIWEQLQDVPYGQTITYGALADKLGDPNKVRAVGSANGQNPIPIIIPCHRVIGANNNLVGYSGGIERKEFLLKHEGALLL; translated from the coding sequence ATGGCACTTATGAAAACCTATTACGAATCTCCCATCGGCGGGTTAACACTTACAGCTTCGGCTAATTCCCTGCAGTCCATTACCTTTGGAGATGACCAATCCGAAGCTAATTCCACCTCATCAAACGAAATTTTAGATATAGCCATCAAGCAACTCTCCGAATATTTTGAAGGTCAGCGAACCTCCTTTTCTCTGCCATTATCTCCCGAAGGGTCCGACTTTCAACAATCCATATGGGAGCAATTGCAAGATGTTCCATACGGGCAAACCATCACCTATGGGGCCTTAGCTGACAAGCTTGGTGATCCCAATAAAGTACGTGCCGTAGGTAGTGCCAATGGACAAAATCCCATTCCCATTATCATTCCCTGTCATCGTGTTATCGGTGCAAATAACAATTTGGTTGGGTACAGTGGCGGCATCGAACGCAAAGAGTTTCTCCTGAAACATGAAGGAGCTTTACTTCTTTAA